Proteins encoded by one window of Dehalococcoidales bacterium:
- a CDS encoding ABC transporter permease, giving the protein MADKTVVNSPALDAGGGDTLPPRHSEWHRMSRVFFGRKLYLIGFIIVVIIIITAIFAPLLAPYDPIKNDLPHKLEGPSASHLLGTDQNGRDILSRIIYGTRISLLIGFSAVFASAFIGMLMGLTAAYFGGWVFAVIMRITDALMALPSIILVLLIAGLVGGGTLVVIFALGFGGIAGMCRMMCGQALSVKQNDYVLAGQALGMSNWRIMMSQIFPNAFPPLMVGLTMGIGGVVLGEAGLSFLGIGVPAPAPSWGGMVMDGQRFLLNNPLLSLAPGVAIMLLVFGFNMVGDGIRDAVDPKLRGVI; this is encoded by the coding sequence ATGGCGGATAAAACAGTAGTCAACTCCCCGGCCCTTGATGCGGGCGGAGGAGATACGCTGCCCCCTCGCCACAGCGAGTGGCACAGAATGTCCCGGGTGTTTTTCGGCCGCAAACTCTACCTGATAGGGTTCATTATCGTGGTAATCATCATCATCACCGCCATATTTGCCCCGCTATTGGCCCCTTACGACCCTATCAAGAACGATTTACCGCACAAACTGGAAGGCCCTTCCGCCTCACACCTGCTGGGCACCGACCAGAACGGCCGGGACATCCTCAGCCGCATTATCTACGGGACCAGGATATCACTGCTGATCGGCTTTTCCGCGGTCTTTGCCTCAGCCTTCATCGGCATGTTGATGGGACTGACGGCGGCCTACTTCGGCGGCTGGGTTTTCGCGGTTATCATGAGGATAACGGACGCGTTAATGGCCTTGCCGAGTATTATTCTGGTGCTGCTTATCGCCGGTCTGGTAGGCGGCGGCACACTGGTCGTCATCTTTGCGCTCGGCTTCGGCGGCATCGCCGGTATGTGCCGTATGATGTGCGGCCAGGCGCTGAGCGTCAAACAGAACGACTATGTCCTGGCCGGGCAGGCTTTAGGCATGAGCAACTGGCGTATCATGATGAGCCAGATTTTCCCCAACGCCTTCCCTCCCCTGATGGTCGGGCTGACGATGGGTATCGGCGGCGTGGTGCTGGGTGAAGCCGGCTTGAGCTTCCTCGGCATCGGCGTGCCGGCGCCCGCGCCTTCCTGGGGCGGCATGGTCATGGACGGCCAGCGCTTCCTGCTGAATAACCCGCTGCTTTCCCTGGCACCCGGCGTAGCCATCATGTTACTCGTGTTCGGTTTCAACATGGTCGGCGATGGTATCAGGGACGCCGTAGATCCGAAACTAAGAGGCGTGATATAA